A portion of the Streptomyces erythrochromogenes genome contains these proteins:
- a CDS encoding SpoIIE family protein phosphatase: MEQLPTSPGERPQQTDAAQEPAYTATAAVDEQGVVIEWGEGAARLLGYASAEVVGRSAEFLLADPVGDAARRIPPEQERWSGTVALRHRDGSRLEQGLLAHRRTSTGGATKWYVVSAVAAGRGGDGSSWGDPLHEWSFSQSPCFLAVFDADLRLVRANAGMERTLSLTESEMAGLRLPEIAPDPVSEETEHRMRLALETGEPQHMEAFVRATGVSAEHGWATSVAPLRDADGRVRAVCLAAHDRTGAEVEKQQMFVPDAAAARIGTTEDSTRTAQELADVAVPRIADFAVVDLIEPLPRGNGHASGPPSGPVTVCRTAVRSAVEGSSEGRVAVGETAVYPPLSPPAECLASGRGAVYATTAPAVAQWMAQDPAAAWLGAHGTHSMLVVPMHADGVSLGVAVFGRRQSREPFLPQDLSLAEELTGRAAASIHGAHRSAREHTSTMTLQRSLLPQTLPDHPALETASRYLPAGTEAGVGGDWFDVIPLSGARVALVVGDVVGHGIRASATMGRLRTAVRTLADVDLPPDELLTHLDDLIIHLSADEGGRESVDESAGGIGTTCLYVVYDPVTRHCTLARAGHPPPAVVSPEGSVYLLDVPAGPPLGLGGLPFETLDVDLPEGSVLTLYTDGLLQPRERDIDEALDTMFAALAQPASTLDTVCDRVLTALLTHRPDDDVALLVARTRALHADKVVVWDLTSDPSDVSQARRQTTDQLAEWGLEEASFVTELLVSELVTNAIRYGEPPIQLRLIHEKDTLICEVSDASSTAPHMRRARTFDEGGRGLLLVAQLAQRWGTRHAPVGKTIWAEQSLLGF, encoded by the coding sequence ATGGAGCAACTTCCCACCTCTCCCGGTGAGCGGCCGCAGCAGACCGATGCCGCGCAGGAGCCCGCGTACACGGCGACGGCCGCCGTCGACGAGCAGGGCGTCGTCATCGAGTGGGGCGAGGGTGCCGCTCGGCTGCTCGGCTACGCGTCCGCCGAGGTGGTGGGGCGGTCCGCCGAGTTCCTGCTGGCCGATCCCGTCGGCGACGCGGCGCGCCGGATCCCGCCCGAGCAGGAGCGGTGGAGCGGGACCGTGGCACTGCGGCACCGGGACGGCAGCCGTCTGGAGCAGGGGCTGCTCGCGCACCGCCGGACCTCCACCGGCGGCGCCACCAAGTGGTACGTGGTGTCCGCGGTGGCGGCCGGGCGGGGCGGTGACGGCTCCTCGTGGGGTGATCCGCTGCACGAGTGGTCGTTCTCCCAGTCCCCCTGCTTTCTGGCGGTCTTCGACGCGGACCTGCGGCTGGTACGGGCGAACGCGGGCATGGAGCGCACGCTGTCCCTCACGGAATCCGAGATGGCCGGGCTGCGCCTGCCGGAGATCGCCCCGGACCCGGTGAGCGAGGAGACCGAGCACAGGATGCGCCTGGCGCTGGAGACCGGCGAGCCCCAGCACATGGAGGCCTTCGTCCGTGCCACGGGCGTCAGTGCGGAGCACGGCTGGGCGACCTCGGTGGCCCCGCTGCGGGATGCGGACGGCCGGGTGCGTGCCGTGTGCCTCGCCGCGCACGACCGGACCGGGGCCGAGGTCGAGAAGCAGCAGATGTTCGTGCCGGACGCCGCCGCTGCGCGGATCGGCACCACCGAGGACAGCACGCGCACCGCGCAGGAGCTGGCCGACGTGGCCGTCCCCCGGATCGCCGACTTCGCGGTCGTCGACCTGATCGAACCGCTTCCGCGGGGCAACGGCCACGCCTCCGGCCCGCCGTCGGGGCCGGTCACCGTCTGCCGTACTGCCGTGCGCTCGGCCGTCGAGGGGAGTTCCGAGGGGCGGGTCGCGGTCGGCGAGACGGCCGTCTATCCGCCGCTGTCGCCGCCCGCGGAATGTCTGGCCTCGGGTCGTGGCGCCGTGTACGCGACGACCGCCCCGGCGGTCGCCCAGTGGATGGCGCAGGACCCGGCGGCCGCCTGGCTGGGTGCGCACGGGACCCATTCGATGCTGGTGGTGCCGATGCACGCCGACGGCGTGAGCCTCGGCGTGGCCGTCTTCGGCCGCCGCCAGAGCCGGGAGCCGTTCCTTCCGCAGGACCTGAGCCTGGCCGAGGAGCTCACGGGCCGGGCGGCGGCGAGCATCCACGGCGCGCACCGGTCCGCCCGGGAGCACACCAGCACCATGACGCTGCAGCGCAGCCTGCTCCCGCAGACGCTGCCCGACCACCCGGCGCTGGAGACGGCCTCCCGCTACCTGCCGGCCGGAACCGAGGCGGGTGTCGGCGGCGACTGGTTCGACGTGATCCCGCTGTCGGGCGCCCGCGTGGCCCTGGTCGTGGGCGATGTCGTCGGCCACGGCATCCGTGCCTCCGCGACCATGGGCCGGCTGCGCACCGCGGTGCGCACGCTGGCCGACGTCGACCTGCCGCCCGACGAACTGCTCACCCATCTCGACGACCTGATCATCCACCTGTCCGCGGACGAGGGCGGCCGGGAGTCGGTCGACGAGAGCGCCGGGGGCATCGGTACGACCTGCCTGTACGTGGTCTACGACCCGGTCACCCGGCACTGCACGCTCGCCCGGGCCGGGCACCCGCCGCCGGCGGTGGTCTCCCCCGAGGGTTCGGTGTACCTCCTCGACGTCCCGGCCGGCCCGCCGCTGGGCCTGGGCGGCCTGCCCTTCGAGACGCTGGACGTGGACCTTCCCGAGGGCAGCGTGCTGACCCTCTACACCGACGGGCTGCTGCAGCCCCGCGAGCGGGACATCGACGAGGCGCTGGACACGATGTTCGCCGCGCTCGCCCAGCCCGCGTCCACCCTGGACACGGTCTGCGACCGGGTCCTGACGGCCCTGCTGACGCACCGTCCGGATGACGACGTGGCCCTGCTCGTCGCGCGGACGCGGGCCCTGCACGCCGACAAGGTCGTCGTGTGGGACCTGACCTCCGATCCCTCCGACGTCTCCCAGGCCCGCCGGCAGACCACCGACCAGCTGGCGGAGTGGGGGCTGGAGGAGGCCTCGTTCGTCACCGAGCTGCTGGTCAGCGAGCTGGTCACCAATGCCATCCGGTACGGCGAGCCGCCCATCCAGCTGCGACTTATCCACGAGAAGGACACCCTGATCTGCGAGGTCTCCGACGCGAGCAGCACCGCCCCGCACATGCGGCGGGCCCGGACCTTCGACGAGGGCGGGCGGGGCCTGCTGCTGGTGGCGCAGCTCGCCCAGCGCTGGGGCACCCGGCACGCTCCGGTCGGCAAGACGATCTGGGCCGAGCAGTCGCTCCTCGGCTTCTGA
- a CDS encoding 4'-phosphopantetheinyl transferase family protein codes for MIRDAGHLGFGAIAPGPVHRWGGAALVVARRPGPRPPPPLSLAERRVLDALPARRRAEWAQGRLLVKRLAGDALGVPPGEVEVLPRDDGSPGVLVGGVPAPAVHVSISHTAGHVAAALAPEPVGVDLCETASAAAVRRVADHVLSPGELSLIGTDRPEAAAAAWALKEAAVKADRSSVFGEAPRRVVILGLLPPVLGGRRRAMVWRADHAVLALVLAHPALPPGSAAGP; via the coding sequence ATGATCCGCGATGCCGGGCACCTCGGTTTCGGGGCGATCGCGCCGGGCCCGGTCCACCGGTGGGGCGGAGCGGCCCTCGTCGTGGCCCGGCGCCCCGGTCCGCGCCCGCCACCGCCCCTCTCGTTGGCGGAGCGGCGGGTGCTGGACGCGCTGCCGGCCCGGCGGCGGGCCGAGTGGGCGCAGGGCCGGCTGCTCGTCAAGCGCCTGGCGGGGGACGCGCTCGGCGTGCCGCCCGGCGAGGTGGAGGTCCTCCCGCGCGACGACGGCAGCCCCGGCGTCCTGGTCGGCGGCGTGCCGGCGCCAGCGGTGCACGTGTCGATCAGCCACACCGCCGGCCATGTCGCGGCCGCCCTCGCACCGGAACCGGTGGGGGTGGACCTGTGCGAGACGGCCTCGGCCGCCGCGGTACGCCGCGTCGCGGACCACGTCCTGTCCCCCGGGGAGCTCTCCCTGATCGGCACGGACCGGCCCGAGGCCGCGGCCGCCGCCTGGGCGCTGAAGGAGGCCGCCGTCAAGGCGGACCGGAGCTCCGTCTTCGGCGAGGCCCCGCGCCGCGTCGTGATCCTCGGTCTGCTGCCGCCCGTCCTGGGCGGGCGGCGCCGCGCGATGGTGTGGCGGGCGGACCACGCGGTCCTCGCCCTCGTACTGGCGCATCCGGCCCTGCCACCGGGCTCCGCGGCGGGGCCGTGA
- a CDS encoding type I polyketide synthase, protein MTDIAIVGLGCRFPGARDIREYWKLLMSGERQFSAVPAERWNHEVFHEPDNPSAPHASYTDQVAFLDDVDRFDALHYGVPPARARAMDPQHRLMLDVTREALDDAGLGRGDFDRENTGVFCAMSVSDYKDVMAAPIRAIALADQARRSATDDDGVLEAVKEHAGRLGTVHPFSLPGSLLNMAAGTVSRQFDLGGPSFAVDAACSGSLVALDQAVAQLRQGGCRIAVVGGVYVNLTPDSLIGFSTLRALSATGVCRPFDEEADGFVLGEGAGAVVVRPLADALAAGDRVYAVIKGVGSANDGASPGPLAPAPEGQLRALRRAYDDAGVAPSSVGFLEAHGTATRSGDRAEVEALRRLRTEYPDDDPSMCYLGAGKALIGHSLAAAGMAGLIKTALVVHHRTIVPQPGTTPHPDLGVGAAGLRFAETARPWPRTRAPRRAAVSSFGFGGTNVHVVLEEAPAPAPARPVAVGGAEGAPQLVLLSAGDTELLDLHIGDVLEAVERAPRTPVAAIAHTLGGREPLKARLAIVAADTDEFARRLLRARGRLAEGARGDLGEGAFAADAPRPAAQRRIAFVFPGQGSQRPGMMRDLYERFAGFRTVVDALGSVARGDADLDLAALLYGGEAAGSGDGDTEEFRRRLAGTEVCQPLLGTVQIAATRLLADCGVTPDLALGHSVGEFAAAAAAGALTGEEAVRLLVRRGAALRRAASGLRGGMVAVQTDKETCRRLVVGIDDVWLACFNQPRQVVVSGTPQGLATLRRACADAGIATAVLEVSDAFHSPRLACAEEAVRADLAGRRVSPPRLPFVSSVSAALCSDPEELRELWARHASAPVQFGDAVLASYDAGARLFLQVSGGGSLLDPVRRNLADREDVHVVAASGATPDGGREFVRALARLAVLGVPVDPRVLVPAQERRPVDLPVARLAAQSYWAGRTAPSTAAPSEQAPSKATPSEAAPPTADPAGVRPARPAPPEETETPADAPSLHPMDDLRQLVREQADLMSRLSGAAHAPARGESAPAGDVGEVTEAVFAHIARISAFPVGHLRHEQLLIDDLGFDSLMLTDLFTALKRQWPLWTFDERDADRPTVGGLAAAVAGVSVEPAPGAVPEQRAGGGVPAPAPSECPSEDPSDDLPAPAAPDPAPLPEEHTRIDRFPEVTAHVERIGALSGTGLSNPYFLVHEGGMTDTTVIGGRELLSFSGYNYLGLATHPRVNEAAKEAIETYGTSVSASRLLSGSRPLHLELEAELADLLGCEAAVTLANGHATNVTVIGHLVGPGDLVVHDALAHDSILQGCRLSGATRRPFPHNDAAALDALLAQVRHQYRRVLVVIEGVYSMDGDIADLPALVAVKQRHGALLMVDEAHSIGTTGATGRGVGEHFGIDRPAVDLWSGTLSKALAGCGGYVAASRPVVEYLRYTAPGFIYSAGMTPADTAACLASLRLLRDEPERVARLAENAALFVRLAREADVDTGDSHGTPVVPCIVGDSLKTLRLAEALFRRGVSVNPILHPAVPEEMARLRFFVTRDHTPGQIRHTVTALAQELRQPDAVRAA, encoded by the coding sequence ATGACTGACATCGCCATCGTCGGCCTCGGCTGCCGCTTTCCCGGAGCCCGCGACATCCGCGAATACTGGAAGCTCCTGATGAGCGGGGAACGGCAGTTCTCCGCGGTCCCGGCGGAACGCTGGAACCACGAGGTCTTCCACGAGCCCGACAACCCGTCGGCCCCGCACGCCTCGTACACCGACCAGGTCGCCTTCCTCGACGACGTGGACCGCTTCGACGCCCTGCACTACGGGGTGCCGCCCGCCCGCGCCCGGGCCATGGACCCGCAGCACCGGCTGATGCTCGACGTCACCCGCGAGGCCCTCGACGACGCGGGGCTGGGCCGGGGCGACTTCGACCGGGAGAACACCGGGGTCTTCTGCGCGATGTCGGTGTCCGACTACAAGGACGTCATGGCGGCCCCGATCCGGGCCATCGCCCTGGCCGACCAGGCACGGCGGTCCGCGACGGACGACGACGGCGTCCTCGAGGCGGTCAAGGAGCACGCCGGACGACTCGGCACCGTGCATCCCTTCAGCCTGCCCGGGAGCCTGCTCAACATGGCGGCCGGAACCGTCAGCCGGCAGTTCGACCTCGGCGGTCCCAGCTTCGCCGTCGACGCCGCCTGCTCCGGCTCCCTGGTCGCCCTGGACCAGGCCGTCGCCCAGCTGCGCCAGGGCGGCTGCCGGATCGCCGTCGTGGGCGGTGTCTACGTCAACCTGACCCCCGACAGCCTGATCGGCTTCTCCACGCTGCGCGCGCTGTCCGCCACCGGGGTGTGCCGCCCCTTCGACGAGGAGGCCGACGGCTTCGTGCTCGGCGAGGGCGCGGGCGCCGTCGTCGTACGGCCGCTCGCGGACGCGCTCGCCGCCGGCGACCGCGTCTACGCGGTGATCAAGGGCGTCGGCTCGGCCAACGACGGCGCGTCCCCGGGTCCGCTGGCCCCTGCCCCGGAGGGCCAGCTGCGCGCGCTGCGCCGGGCGTACGACGACGCGGGCGTCGCCCCGTCGTCCGTGGGCTTCCTGGAGGCCCACGGCACCGCCACCCGGTCCGGCGACCGCGCCGAGGTCGAGGCGCTGCGCCGGCTGCGCACCGAGTACCCCGACGACGACCCCTCGATGTGCTACCTGGGCGCCGGCAAGGCCCTCATCGGGCATTCCCTGGCCGCGGCGGGCATGGCGGGGCTGATCAAGACGGCCCTGGTCGTCCACCACCGCACGATCGTGCCGCAGCCCGGCACCACCCCCCATCCCGACCTGGGCGTCGGGGCCGCGGGCCTGCGGTTCGCCGAGACCGCGCGGCCCTGGCCGCGTACGCGGGCCCCGCGGCGGGCCGCGGTCAGCTCGTTCGGTTTCGGCGGTACGAACGTCCACGTGGTGCTGGAGGAGGCACCCGCACCCGCCCCTGCCCGGCCGGTGGCGGTGGGAGGCGCGGAGGGCGCACCACAGCTCGTCCTGCTCTCGGCCGGCGACACCGAGCTGCTCGACCTGCACATCGGCGACGTACTGGAGGCGGTGGAACGCGCCCCCCGCACACCCGTCGCGGCGATCGCGCACACCTTGGGCGGACGTGAGCCGCTGAAGGCCCGCCTCGCGATCGTGGCCGCCGACACGGACGAGTTCGCCCGGCGGCTGCTGCGGGCCCGCGGACGGCTGGCCGAAGGCGCCCGCGGCGACCTGGGCGAGGGAGCCTTCGCGGCGGACGCCCCCCGGCCGGCCGCGCAGCGCCGCATCGCCTTCGTCTTCCCCGGTCAGGGCAGCCAGCGGCCGGGCATGATGCGGGACCTGTACGAGAGGTTCGCCGGATTCCGGACCGTGGTCGACGCGCTCGGTTCTGTTGCCCGGGGCGACGCGGACCTCGACCTCGCCGCGCTGCTGTACGGCGGGGAGGCGGCCGGCTCAGGGGACGGCGACACCGAGGAGTTCAGGCGGCGGCTCGCCGGCACCGAGGTGTGCCAGCCGCTGCTCGGCACCGTGCAGATCGCCGCCACCCGTCTGCTCGCCGACTGCGGTGTCACCCCGGACCTGGCGCTCGGCCACAGCGTCGGGGAGTTCGCCGCCGCGGCGGCGGCCGGGGCGCTCACCGGCGAGGAGGCCGTCCGGCTGCTGGTGCGCCGGGGCGCGGCCCTCCGCCGGGCCGCGAGCGGTCTGCGGGGCGGGATGGTCGCCGTACAGACCGACAAGGAGACCTGCCGCAGGCTCGTCGTCGGGATCGACGACGTGTGGCTGGCCTGCTTCAACCAGCCGCGGCAGGTCGTGGTCAGCGGCACGCCGCAGGGTCTCGCCACCCTCCGGCGGGCCTGCGCCGACGCGGGCATCGCCACCGCGGTGCTGGAGGTGTCCGACGCCTTCCACTCGCCGCGGCTGGCCTGCGCCGAGGAGGCCGTGCGCGCCGACCTCGCCGGACGCCGTGTGAGCCCTCCCCGCCTGCCGTTCGTCTCGTCCGTCAGCGCGGCGCTGTGCAGCGATCCCGAGGAGTTGCGCGAGCTGTGGGCCCGGCACGCCTCCGCGCCGGTGCAGTTCGGCGACGCGGTGCTCGCCTCGTACGACGCGGGGGCGCGCCTGTTCCTCCAGGTGAGCGGTGGCGGCTCGCTCCTCGACCCGGTCCGCCGCAACCTCGCCGACCGGGAGGACGTGCACGTCGTCGCCGCGAGCGGCGCGACACCGGACGGCGGACGGGAGTTCGTGCGGGCTCTGGCCCGGCTCGCGGTCCTGGGCGTGCCAGTCGACCCGCGCGTCCTGGTCCCGGCGCAAGAGCGCCGGCCGGTCGATCTGCCGGTGGCGAGGCTCGCCGCGCAGTCGTACTGGGCCGGGCGGACGGCTCCGTCCACGGCGGCCCCGTCGGAGCAGGCCCCTTCGAAGGCGACCCCGTCGGAGGCAGCCCCGCCGACGGCGGACCCGGCCGGCGTACGCCCGGCCCGGCCCGCGCCGCCGGAGGAGACGGAGACCCCCGCGGACGCCCCGTCGCTCCACCCCATGGACGACCTGCGGCAGCTGGTCCGGGAACAGGCGGATCTCATGTCCCGCCTCTCCGGGGCGGCCCACGCACCGGCCCGCGGGGAGTCAGCACCGGCCGGGGACGTCGGCGAGGTCACCGAGGCCGTGTTCGCGCACATAGCCCGGATCTCCGCGTTCCCCGTGGGCCACCTGCGCCACGAGCAGTTGCTGATCGACGACCTCGGCTTCGACTCGCTGATGCTGACCGACCTGTTCACGGCCCTCAAACGACAGTGGCCGCTGTGGACCTTCGACGAACGGGACGCCGACCGGCCGACGGTCGGGGGCCTCGCGGCGGCCGTCGCGGGCGTCTCCGTGGAGCCCGCACCGGGAGCCGTTCCGGAGCAGCGTGCGGGCGGCGGCGTACCTGCGCCTGCGCCGTCCGAGTGCCCGTCCGAGGACCCGTCCGACGACCTGCCGGCGCCGGCCGCCCCGGACCCCGCGCCGCTGCCCGAGGAGCACACCCGCATCGACCGCTTCCCGGAGGTCACCGCCCACGTCGAACGCATCGGCGCCCTCTCCGGCACCGGCCTGTCCAACCCGTACTTCCTCGTGCACGAGGGCGGTATGACGGACACGACCGTCATCGGCGGCCGCGAGCTCCTCTCCTTCTCCGGCTACAACTACCTGGGCCTGGCGACGCACCCCCGGGTGAACGAGGCTGCCAAGGAGGCGATCGAGACCTACGGCACCTCGGTGTCCGCGAGCCGCCTGCTGTCCGGCAGCCGCCCCCTCCACCTGGAACTCGAGGCCGAGCTCGCCGACCTCCTCGGGTGCGAGGCCGCGGTCACCCTGGCCAACGGGCACGCCACCAACGTCACCGTGATCGGCCACCTCGTCGGGCCCGGCGACCTCGTCGTCCACGACGCCCTGGCCCACGACAGCATCCTCCAGGGCTGCAGGCTCTCGGGGGCGACCCGGCGGCCGTTCCCCCACAACGACGCGGCCGCCCTCGACGCCCTGCTCGCACAGGTCCGCCACCAGTACCGGCGGGTGCTCGTCGTCATCGAGGGCGTGTACAGCATGGACGGCGACATCGCCGACCTGCCCGCCCTCGTCGCGGTCAAGCAGCGGCACGGCGCGCTGCTGATGGTCGACGAGGCGCACAGCATCGGAACGACCGGCGCGACGGGCCGCGGCGTCGGCGAGCACTTCGGCATCGACCGCCCGGCCGTCGACCTGTGGTCGGGCACGCTGTCCAAGGCCCTCGCCGGCTGCGGCGGCTACGTCGCCGCGAGCCGCCCGGTCGTCGAGTACCTGCGCTACACCGCTCCGGGGTTCATCTACAGCGCGGGCATGACCCCGGCCGACACCGCCGCGTGCCTGGCCTCGCTGCGGCTGCTGCGCGACGAGCCGGAGCGCGTGGCCCGGCTGGCGGAGAACGCCGCGCTGTTCGTCCGCCTGGCGCGCGAGGCGGACGTCGACACCGGGGACAGCCACGGCACGCCGGTCGTCCCGTGCATCGTCGGGGACTCGCTGAAGACCCTGCGCCTGGCGGAGGCCCTGTTCCGGCGGGGCGTCAGCGTCAACCCGATCCTCCACCCGGCCGTCCCGGAGGAGATGGCGCGGCTGCGCTTCTTCGTCACGCGGGACCACACGCCCGGGCAGATCCGGCACACCGTGACCGCTCTGGCGCAGGAACTGCGGCAGCCGGACGCGGTGCGTGCGGCATGA